One Ogataea parapolymorpha DL-1 chromosome VI, whole genome shotgun sequence DNA window includes the following coding sequences:
- a CDS encoding 6-phosphofructokinase subunit beta, translating into MQVDSLFNGVSVVVLYAPTKALFSQTAAFYKDVLGFEVSDETSTSCILNTPANSEDKGTIELRLDPAKSVDEQTVAANIRNLLTHEQKVDWRTLQSCVCYTTHRIDSLIETLEKNKVAYQARPGSLDPYEVYVVDPLGSVVGVTDIGNTIGTSNHSRYKEAANRITLLDSASVANKVASTTKNIAVMTSGGDAPGMNANVRAIIRAAIYKGCKAFAVYEGYSGLVKGGPQYIREMHWNDVRGWLAEGGTNIGTARCMEFKERWGRLAACKNMIEAGIDALVVCGGDGSLTGADLFRAEWPSLIAELHEKGEITSQQYENHKHLNICGTVGSIDNDMSSTDATIGCYSSLARICEAIDYIDATANSHQRAFVIEVMGRHCGWLALMAGIATSADYIFIPEKPSSRKDWSDHMCQIVAAHRARGKRKTIVVVAEGAIASDLTPITCEDVRDVLVERLKLDTRITTLGHVQRGGNAVAYDRLLATMQGVAAVDAVLEGTPETPSPMIAVVENKIVRKPLVEAVKLTKSVAEAINAKDFAKAISLRDSEFVEHLNNFMAMNTADFRQPSLPVEQRKKIAIINVGAPAGGMNSAVYSFATYCMSRGHTPYAINNGFTGLARHDAVHTLDWLQIEGWASLGGSEIGTNRKTPEEADLGMVAYEFDKHKFDGLVLVGGFEAFVSLNQLEKARQWFPAFRIPMVLIPATISNNVPGTEYSLGSDTCLNSLVDYCDAIKQSAAATRNRCFVVECQGGNSGYIASFAQLCCGATASYVPEEGMTLSQLAQDIETLKVSFANDQGKAKSGRLLLKSEKASDVLTTQTIADIINAEANQRFDAKTAIPGHAQQGGIPSAIDRTRAARFAIQAVQFVEKMYDTIAAAENEFGEFVNSPAAAQTACVLGVERSHLKFTSIRQLYDYETEEGRRVRKNIFWQDIRDISDLLVGRVRVN; encoded by the coding sequence ATGCAAGTCGACTCTCTTTTTAACGGTGTTTCTGTGGTGGTGCTGTACGCCCCCACGAAGGCGCTCTTTTCCCAGACGGCCGCCTTCTACAAGGACGTGCTAGGGTTTGAAGTTTCGGACGAAACTAGCACTAGCTGCATCCTCAACACGCCTGCCAATTCCGAGGACAAGGGCACAATTGAGCTGCGACTCGATCCGGCAAAGTCCGTGGATGAGCAGACCGTTGCGGCGAATATCCGTAACCTGCTGACCCATGAACAGAAAGTCGACTGGAGAACGCTCCAGAGCTGTGTTTGCTATACCACGCACAGAATTGACTCTCTAATTGAGACTTTAGAGAAAAATAAGGTGGCCTATCAGGCCCGGCCAGGCAGTCTGGACCCGTATGAGGTGTACGTGGTGGACCCATTGGGCTCTGTGGTGGGCGTCACCGATATAGGCAACACCATTGGAACCAGCAACCACTCGCGGTACAAAGAAGCTGCGAACCGCAtcacgctgctggattCGGCCAGCGTGGCCAACAAGGTCGCCTCCACCACGAAGAACATTGCTGTGATGACGTCCGGCGGAGACGCGCCAGGTATGAACGCCAACGTGAGGGCCATTATCCGTGCTGCCATCTACAAAGGATGCAAGGCGTTTGCCGTGTACGAGGGCTATTCGGGGCTGGTGAAAGGCGGACCGCAGTATATTCGCGAAATGCACTGGAATGATGTGCGTGGTTGGCTCGCTGAGGGCGGCACCAACATCGGAACGGCCAGATGCatggagttcaaggagagATGGGGCCGCTTGGCAGCGTGCAAAAATATGATTGAGGCCGGGATCGACGCGCTTGTGGTGTGCGGCGGTGACGGATCCTTGACGGGTGCAGACCTGTTCCGTGCCGAGTGGCCGTCGCTGATCGCGGAGCTGCACGAAAAGGGCGAGATCACGAGCCAGCAGTACGAGAACCACAAACATCTCAACATCTGCGGCACGGTCGGGTCGATCGACAACGACATGTCGTCGAccgacgcgacgatcgGCTGCTACTCGTCGCTGGCGCGCATCTGCGAGGCCATCGACTACATCGACGCTACGGCCAATTCGCACCAGAGAGCGTTTGTGATCGAGGTGATGGGTCGCCACTGCGGCTGGCTGGCTCTGATGGCGGGCATTGCGACCAGCGCAGACTACATTTTCATTCCGGAGAAGCCGTCGTCGCGCAAGGACTGGTCCGACCACATGTGTCAGATTGTGGCTGCGCACCGCGCGCGTGGCAAGCGGAAGACGATTGTGGTGGTTGCCGAGGGCGCGATTGCGTCGGACCTGACCCCGATCACGTGCGAGGACGTGAGAgacgtgctggtggagagaCTGAAGCTCGACACGCGGATCACGACGCTGGGTCACGTGCAGCGCGGCGGCAACGCTGTTGCGTACGACCGGCTGTTGGCGACGATGCAAGGAGTCGCGGCGGTGGACGCCGTTCTGGAAGGCACGCCCGAGACGCCGTCGCCGATGATTGCTGTGGTGGAGAACAAGATTGTGCGGAAGCCGCTGGTTGAGGCCGTCAAGCTGACCAAGTCGGTGGCCGAGGCGATCAACGCGAAGGATTTCGCCAAGGCGATCTCACTGCGTGACTCggagtttgtggagcaTCTGAACAACTTCATGGCGATGAACACTGCCGATTTCCGGCAGCCGTCGCTTCCTGTGGAGCAGCGCAAGAAAATTGCAATCATCAACGTGGGCGCGCCTGCTGGAGGCATGAACTCGGCCGTGTACTCGTTTGCGACGTATTGCATGTCGCGCGGCCACACGCCATACGCAATCAACAACGGATTTACAGGGCTTGCCCGGCACGACGCCGTGCACACGCTGGACTGGCTGCAGATCGAGGGATGGGCCTCGCTTGGCGGGTCAGAGATCGGCACGAACAGAAAGACACCCGAGGAAGCGGACTTGGGAATGGTTGCGtacgagtttgacaagCACAAGTTTGACGGGCTGGTGCTTGTAGGCGGGTTCGAGGCGTTTGTGTCGCTGAACCAGCTCGAGAAAGCTCGGCAGTGGTTCCCTGCGTTCCGGATTCCGATGGTTTTAATTCCAGCCACCATTTCGAATAACGTTCCTGGTACAGAATACTCTCTTGGTTCCGACACGTGTCTGAACTCGCTGGTGGACTACTGCGACGCTATCAAGcaatctgctgctgccaccagaaacagatgtTTTGTGGTGGAGTGCCAGGGAGGTAACTCGGGCTACATTGCGTCCTTTGCACAGCTCTGTTGCGGGGCTACCGCGTCGTACGTGCCGGAAGAAGGCATGACGCTGAGTCAGCTGGCGCAGGATATCGAGACGCTGAAAGTGTCGTTTGCCAACGACCAAGGAAAGGCCAAGTCGGGTCggttgctgctgaagaGCGAAAAGGCCTCGGACGTGCTCACGACGCAGACAATCGCTGACATCATCAATGCGGAGGCCAACCAGCGGTTCGACGCCAAGACGGCTATTCCGGGCCACGCGCAGCAGGGCGGCATTCCATCTGCGATCGACAGAACGAGGGCCGCACGGTTTGCAATCCAGGCGGTGCAGTTTGTCGAGAAAATGTACGACACGATTGCCGCCGCGGAGAACGAGTTCGGCGAGTTTGTGAACTCGCCGGCTGCGGCCCAGACGGCCTGTGTGCTGGGAGTTGAGCGGTCGCACCTCAAATTCACCTCTATTAGACAATTATACGACTACGAAACCGAGGAAGGCCGCAGAGTCCGCAAGAACATTTTCTGGCAGGACATCCGCGACATCAGCGACTTGCTGGTGGGCCGTGTTCGGGTGAATTGA